The Larus michahellis chromosome 2, bLarMic1.1, whole genome shotgun sequence genome window below encodes:
- the LOC141738368 gene encoding uncharacterized protein LOC141738368 has protein sequence MDAATSFGCASSGPDPLWRYLTEHDPKYERKKKLKISGRELASVPEQVFGLDQLQVLEMSPERESCLRYRMELLPPEISRLRNLTCLYVDSNNLKKIPAEIGTLSHLERLTLSNNSLSSLPPEMGALQRLHSLHLANNSLTELPAPLCQLRSLTFLDVSDNRIGTIPSSIRHLEKLETLLLLFNSLESLPEDVCLLRNLHTLWLGNNHLRSLPASFGELVNLDWGYNYCSCNFEGNPLESPPPEVCSRGPEEIRDYFLSFHRAQRD, from the coding sequence ATGGATGCAGCCACCTCCTTTGGATGTGCCTCTTCAGGCCCCGATCCACTGTGGAGGTATCTTACAGAGCACGATCCAAAGTATGAACGGAAGAAGAAACTCAAGATCTCAGGCAGGGAGCTGGCGTCAGTTCCTGAGCAGGTCTTTGGCTTGGACCAGCTGCAAGTCCTGGAGATGAGCCCAGAAAGAGAGAGCTGCTTGAGGTACAGGATGGAGCTGCTCCCCCCAGAGATCAGCCGCCTGAGGAACCTAACCTGCCTCTACGTGGACTCCAACAACTTGAAGAAAATCCCTGCCGAAATTGGCACTTTGAGTCACTTGGAGAGGCTCACTCTGAGCAACAACAGCCTGAGCTCCCTGCCACCAGAAATGGGGGCACTTCAAAGGCTGCACAGCCTCCACCTGGCCAACAACAGCCTCACCGAGctgcctgcacccctctgccagcTGAGGAGCCTCACCTTTCTGGATGTGAGTGACAACAGAATAGGCACAATCCCCTCCAGCATTCGGCACCTGGAGAAACTGGAAACGTTGCTATTGCTCTTCAACTCACTGGAGAGTCTGCCCGAGGATGTCTGTCTGTTAAGGAATCTGCACACGCTTTGGTTGGGAAACAACCATCTACGGTCACTTCCAGCAAGCTTTGGGGAGCTGGTGAACCTGGACTGGGGATACAATTACTGTTCATGCAATTTTGAGGGGAATCCGCTGGAAAGTCCCCCCCCTGAAGTCTGCAGCAGAGGCCCTGAAGAGATCAGAGATTATTTCTTGTCATTTCATAGGGCACAGAGAGACTAG